In Labrus bergylta chromosome 1, fLabBer1.1, whole genome shotgun sequence, one genomic interval encodes:
- the LOC109979617 gene encoding E3 ubiquitin-protein ligase TRIM39-like, with protein MAAAKYHRSEDQFLCSICLDVFNDPVSTSCGHNFCKNCITEHWNTSDQYSCPMCKEAFTNRPKLRVNTFISEMVGQFRDKAQQEASSSSELQESKPVEVLCDACTGPKLKALKSCLDCLVSYCETHLEPHLTASRLKRHQLIDPVENLEDRMCTKHDKPLELFCKTDQTCVCMLCSVLDHKTHEFVPLKEEYEEKKAELEETEAEIQKMIQKRRLKIQEIKHSVDLSKDDADREMAEGVRVFTALKESVERGQAEFINTIDKKLKTTEKQAEAFIKELEQEICELMKRSTDVQQLSHSEDHLHLIQRVQSVNSAPPTKDWTEVNVCQPLYEETVRKAVAQLEETLSEEKKKLVQAELKRVQQYAVDVTLDPDTTHPNLILSEDGKQVHHGDVRKNLPDNPESFFPCVNVLGKQSFSSGRFYFEVQVKGKTDWDLGVVRESINRKGKITASPEKGFWSIWLRNGNEYKALDDQRIIRSLKCRPEKVGVFVDYEEGLVSFYDVDSAALIYSFTDCSFTEKLFPYFSPSLNYGGKNSAPLIISPVSVK; from the coding sequence ATGGCTGCTGCAAAGTATCATCGATCTGAGGATCAGTTTCTctgctccatctgtctggatgtgTTCAATGATCCTGTTAGCACATCATGTGGACACAACTTCTGCAAAAACTGCATCACTGAACACTGGAACACCAGCGACCAGTACAGCTGTCCAATGTGTAAGGAAGCTTTTACCAATAGACCTAAACTGAGGGTCAACACTTTCATCTCTGAGATGGTTGgtcagttcagagacaaagcTCAGCAGGaagccagcagcagctcagagctTCAAGAGTCCAAACCAGTAGAAGTTCTCTGTGACGCCTGCACTGGACCCAAACTGAAGGCCCTGAAGTCCTGCTTAGACTGTCTGGTCTCCTACTGTGAGACTCACCTGGAGCCTCATCTGACAGCTTCACGTCTGAAAAGACACCAGCTGATCGACCCTGTGGAGAACCTGGAGGACAGGATGTGTACGAAGCACGATAAACCTCTGGAGCTGTTCTGTAAGACCGATCAGACCTGTGTCTGcatgctctgctctgttttagaCCACAAGACACACGAGTTTGTTCCTCTGaaagaagaatatgaagaaaagaaggcagagctggaggagacagaggctgaaattcagAAGATGATCCAGAAAAGACGACTGAAGATTCAAGAGATCAAACACTCAGTGGACCTCAGTAAGGacgatgcagacagagagatggcAGAAGGTGTTCGAGTCTTCACCGCTCTGAAGGAGTCTGTTGAGAGAGGCCAGGCCGAGTTCATCAACACGATCGACaagaagctgaaaacaacagagaaacaggCCGAAGCTTTtatcaaagagctggagcaggaaatctgtgagctgatgaagaggagcacTGATGTGCAGCAGCTCTCACACTCTGAAGACCACCTCCATCTAATCCAGAGAGTCCAGTCTGTTAACTCTGCTCCACCCACCAAAGACTGGACAGAGgttaatgtctgtcaaccactttatgaggagactgtgaggaaagctgtggctcagctggaggagactctcagtgaagagaagaagaagttggttcaagctgagctgaagagagtccagcaGTATGCTGTGGATGTAACTCTTGATCCTGATACAACACATCCTAAtctcatcctgtctgaagatgGGAAACAAGTTCATCATGGTGATGTGAGGAAGAATCTACCAGACAACCCAGAGAGTTTCTTTCCTTGCGTTAATGTTTTAGGAAAGCAGAGTTTCTCTTCAGGCAGATTTTACTTTGAGGTTCAGGTTAAAGGAAAGACTGATTGGGATTTAGGAGTGGTCAGAGAGTCCATCAACAGGAAGGGAAAAATCACAGCGAGTCCTGAGAAAGGTTTCTGGAGTATATGGTTGAGAAATGGAAATGAATATAAAGCTCTTGATGACCAGCGGATTATTCGCTCTCTGAAGTGTCGTCCTGAGAAGGTGGGGGTGTTTGTGGATTATGAGGAGGGTCTGGTCTCCTTTTATGATGtggactctgcagctctgatctactcctttacagactgctccttcaCTGAGAAACTCTTCCCTTACTTCAGTCCTAGTCTGAATTATGGAGGTAAAAACTCTGCACCTCTGATCATCTCTCCTGTCAGTGTGAAATAA
- the LOC109980071 gene encoding ESF1 homolog has protein sequence MFTSHLFNLDPSHPSYKKTNATQSILTEKQRRRDEEQRRLEDGLRDQGEGADRKQVAGKKREKDRDAAAAVDLTSKKAMDPSLSMLVKSIKSKTEQFQARKKQKLV, from the coding sequence ATGTTCACCTCCCACCTCTTCAACCTGGACCCCTCCCACCCCAGCTACAAGAAGACCAACGCCACGCAGAGCATCCTGACGGAGAAGCAGCGCCGCAGAGACGAGGAGCAGCGGCGCCTGGAGGACGGGCTCAGAGATCAGGGGGAGGGAGCCGACAGGAAGCAGGTGGCGGGGAAGAAACGGGAAAAGGACCGTGACGCCGCGGCGGCGGTCGACCTCACCTCGAAGAAAGCGATGGACCCGAGTCTGTCTATGCTCGTCAAGTCGATTAAAAGCAAAACGGAGCAGTTTCAGGCTCgcaagaaacagaaactggTGTAG